The Desulfobacterales bacterium nucleotide sequence TTTTGACCAGTCAGATGATATTGCACCGTTTGTTTCTGATGCAGATATTATTCAACGTATCTGCCAGAATCTTATAGATAATGCTGTTAAGTGTACAGATGAAATAAATGGAAAGATTAATGTGAGCATCAAAAAAATCAGTGATGAAAAAGTTAAGGTATCGGTTTCAGATAATGGTCATGGAATTGCACCTGAATACCATGAAAAGATATTTAATAAATTTTTTCAGGTTGAATCACATAAACAGAGAAACGTCCGCTCTACAGGTCTCGGCATGGCATTTTGCAGATTAGCAGTAGAAAATATCGGCGGCAGTATCGGCATTGAAAGTGAAGTTTATAAAGGCAGCACTTTTTGGTTTACAGCGCACTTAGGCAAGGGGATTGCCAAAACGAAGAAATTCCTGCCAGATATCGATTTGCGTGGACGGCGGATATTGGTGGTAGATGACAACAAAGTGAGCCGTATTGTTCTTAGCGAAATGCTGACCAGTATGACCTTCGTGGTTAATGCTGTCGCTTCAGGCAAGGAGGCGCTGGAATCGATTCGTTTCGCAAATGAATCGGGCAAGCCTTACGATGTCATATTTCTCGATTGGCAAATGCCGGGAATGAACGGTATTGAAACTGCCTATACTATAAGAAAACTGCCTTTAAATGCTATTCCGTCCATGGTAATGGGTACGGGTTATGGACGTGAGGAGGTATTTAAAGAAGCATCAATGGCAGGATTAGAAGATATACTCGTTAAACCGGGAAGTGCTTCGATGATATTCGATACTCTGATGCATGTTTTGGGTGGAAATAGTGAAGAAAAGATGTATGAAAATCAAGACGAAACACCGTTAATAGAAAATCTCGATGCAATTAAGGGCGCATCTATTCTGCTAACAGAGGATAACGAGTTAAACCAGCAATACGCTATTGAACTTCTTACCGATGCAGGAGTCAATGTTGATCTGGCTATTAACGGACAAAAAGCGCTTGACATGCTGAATAAATATTCTTACGAACTAGTACTCATGGATATGCAAATGCCGGTCATGGATGGTA carries:
- a CDS encoding response regulator, with amino-acid sequence FDQSDDIAPFVSDADIIQRICQNLIDNAVKCTDEINGKINVSIKKISDEKVKVSVSDNGHGIAPEYHEKIFNKFFQVESHKQRNVRSTGLGMAFCRLAVENIGGSIGIESEVYKGSTFWFTAHLGKGIAKTKKFLPDIDLRGRRILVVDDNKVSRIVLSEMLTSMTFVVNAVASGKEALESIRFANESGKPYDVIFLDWQMPGMNGIETAYTIRKLPLNAIPSMVMGTGYGREEVFKEASMAGLEDILVKPGSASMIFDTLMHVLGGNSEEKMYENQDETPLIENLDAIKGASILLTEDNELNQQYAIELLTDAGVNVDLAINGQKALDMLNKYSYELVLMDMQMPVMDGISAALEIRKQERFKDLPILAMTANVMANDIEKCYKAGMNDHIGKPIDPDELFGKLLKWIKPHTTGLVQKLEQKSSADVIEEASAKIQGDIPLIDGLNTSLGLKRVRGKKAFYIDMLKKFIVNQAETPLQIRRSLETGDKATAELLAHTAKGINGNIGATELQIMAADIEKAIKDNQSIINIETILVPYTEAHAKFIALLKDALPSKTQTDIVDTNQLDAAKAVEVCRNLEDLLANDDSLSVKIFKEEQGVFRELLGTKHFGTFEKAINQFDFEKALEILKNRDRLI